In a single window of the Natronorubrum halophilum genome:
- a CDS encoding glutamate--cysteine ligase, with the protein MERGSRESFTRMGTLGIEEECFVVDDDGRPTSGTDELVYEHDPPEILAGRLDHELFKCVIETQTPLIEGPGDARASLLEVRRALVDHAAEHGYGIAAAGLHPLAKWQELEHADKPRYRSQLDRIQYPQHRNTTAGVHIHVGVDDADKAVWIANELRWYVPIMLALSANSPYWNGFDTGLQSARAKIFEALPNTGMPTYFEDYEAFDRFERRMLETDAIEDRGELWYDVRPHTAHGTVELRTPDGQADPDVVLAFVEYAHALVDALADAYEDGASGYGATHRRELLDENKWRAIRHGHEARFIDREMKGTIGLGELVDRECERLGVSGIKRVYERVSGAQRQRRLLEEDGPDALCESLTLRPE; encoded by the coding sequence ATGGAACGCGGGTCCCGGGAATCGTTTACGCGCATGGGCACGCTGGGGATCGAGGAGGAATGTTTCGTCGTCGACGACGACGGCCGCCCCACGAGCGGCACCGACGAACTCGTCTACGAGCACGACCCGCCCGAGATCCTCGCCGGTCGCCTCGATCACGAACTCTTCAAGTGCGTCATCGAGACACAGACGCCGCTGATCGAGGGTCCGGGCGACGCTCGAGCGTCGCTCCTCGAGGTTCGTCGGGCGCTGGTCGATCACGCCGCCGAGCACGGCTACGGAATCGCCGCCGCCGGGCTCCACCCGCTGGCGAAGTGGCAGGAACTCGAGCACGCCGACAAGCCCCGCTACCGATCGCAACTCGATCGGATCCAGTACCCCCAACACCGGAACACGACGGCCGGAGTGCATATCCACGTCGGCGTCGACGACGCCGACAAGGCGGTCTGGATCGCCAACGAACTGCGCTGGTACGTCCCGATCATGCTCGCGCTCTCGGCCAACTCGCCGTACTGGAACGGGTTCGACACCGGGCTCCAGTCGGCCCGCGCGAAGATCTTCGAGGCCTTGCCGAACACGGGGATGCCGACGTACTTCGAGGACTACGAGGCCTTCGACCGGTTCGAGCGCCGGATGCTCGAGACCGATGCGATCGAGGACCGCGGCGAACTCTGGTACGACGTTCGCCCGCACACCGCCCACGGAACGGTCGAACTGCGCACGCCGGACGGACAGGCGGACCCCGACGTCGTCCTCGCGTTCGTCGAGTACGCCCACGCGCTCGTCGACGCCCTCGCCGACGCGTACGAGGACGGTGCCAGCGGCTACGGAGCGACTCACCGGCGCGAACTCCTCGACGAGAACAAGTGGCGGGCGATCCGCCACGGCCACGAGGCTCGCTTCATCGACCGCGAGATGAAGGGAACGATCGGCCTCGGCGAACTCGTCGACCGCGAGTGCGAACGCCTCGGCGTCAGCGGGATCAAGCGCGTTTACGAGCGCGTCAGCGGCGCACAGCGCCAGCGACGGTTGCTCGAGGAAGACGGCCCCGACGCGCTGTGTGAATCGCTGACGCTTCGACCCGAGTAG